The following are encoded in a window of Brevibacillus sp. DP1.3A genomic DNA:
- a CDS encoding DUF4247 domain-containing protein, with amino-acid sequence MPNPWMKSIKLLLIPALFLLTLAGCGSPAVGETYPLESVSTKDNGQSSRVYRAEDKTVPEVALELAEQNTPDEISKEDPQHMFLIYPDEIYHLQQDAAKPTDTLIEVDSKEYVRQNYDSSFLQGYIVASVLDDLFDGLKKSKKGSYRGYSSKDIYKPSGTYRVPTIEDKKVAPPITKEGTGSIFKRSNAKNTDGTVGSDGSLFKKQGESSSSGSSGKIIRSSSGQSSKSSGSVSSKRSSFSPPKSKSPPRTKVGGSGRITKRR; translated from the coding sequence ATGCCAAATCCATGGATGAAATCAATCAAGCTCCTGCTGATTCCGGCGTTGTTCCTCCTTACGCTAGCGGGTTGTGGCAGCCCTGCGGTTGGCGAGACATATCCGCTTGAATCTGTCTCAACCAAGGACAATGGACAGTCGTCACGCGTCTATCGTGCGGAAGACAAGACTGTACCGGAGGTAGCCTTGGAGCTGGCGGAGCAGAATACGCCAGATGAAATCTCCAAAGAAGATCCGCAGCATATGTTCCTCATTTACCCGGACGAGATATACCATCTGCAGCAAGACGCTGCCAAGCCGACGGATACGTTGATCGAGGTCGACAGCAAAGAGTACGTCCGGCAAAACTACGATTCTTCGTTTTTGCAGGGATACATTGTAGCTAGCGTACTGGATGATTTGTTCGACGGGCTTAAGAAAAGTAAAAAGGGCAGCTATCGTGGCTACTCTAGCAAGGATATATACAAGCCTTCCGGAACGTATCGCGTGCCTACAATCGAGGACAAAAAAGTTGCGCCGCCAATTACCAAAGAGGGTACGGGAAGTATTTTCAAACGGAGTAATGCGAAGAACACGGATGGTACGGTAGGTTCTGACGGCAGCCTTTTCAAGAAGCAGGGGGAGTCGTCTTCTAGCGGTAGTTCAGGTAAAATTATTCGTTCTTCCAGCGGACAATCTTCGAAGTCGAGTGGATCTGTCTCATCCAAACGCTCGAGCTTTTCCCCGCCGAAAAGTAAATCGCCTCCACGAACGAAGGTAGGGGGCTCTGGGCGAATTACAAAGCGCCGATAA
- a CDS encoding PspA/IM30 family protein produces MSIFKRLRDLTMSNLYALIEKAEDPIKMTDQYLRDMQEDLNEAEKAVAAQIALEKKFKVLYEEQEALVKKRDEQAHIAAQAQNIDLARRALEEKKAAEQKMNEYKDSYEKNKLAADGLREKLAEMKKQITELKNKRETLVARVNAAKAQKTINQAMGGFDTNSAMSGLKRMEEKALQMEAEAEASGEIYKKQSSLDDEIAKLNKDQAVEDELAALLKKYEG; encoded by the coding sequence ATGTCCATTTTTAAAAGACTGCGTGATTTGACCATGTCCAATTTGTACGCTTTGATTGAGAAAGCAGAAGATCCAATCAAAATGACAGACCAGTATTTGCGTGATATGCAAGAAGACTTGAATGAAGCAGAGAAAGCGGTTGCCGCCCAAATTGCTTTGGAAAAGAAATTCAAGGTACTGTATGAAGAACAGGAAGCCTTGGTGAAAAAGCGTGATGAGCAAGCTCATATCGCAGCACAAGCGCAGAACATCGATCTGGCTCGACGAGCTCTGGAAGAAAAGAAAGCCGCCGAGCAAAAAATGAACGAATACAAGGATAGCTACGAGAAAAACAAGCTGGCAGCCGATGGATTGCGCGAGAAGCTGGCTGAAATGAAAAAACAGATTACCGAGCTGAAAAACAAGCGCGAAACATTAGTTGCCCGCGTCAATGCAGCCAAAGCGCAAAAGACGATCAACCAGGCGATGGGTGGCTTCGACACGAACTCGGCTATGTCTGGCTTGAAACGCATGGAAGAAAAAGCACTGCAAATGGAAGCAGAAGCAGAAGCCAGCGGCGAGATTTACAAAAAACAGAGCTCTTTAGATGATGAAATTGCGAAGCTGAATAAGGATCAAGCCGTTGAGGACGAACTGGCTGCTCTGTTGAAAAAATATGAGGGGTAA
- a CDS encoding type IA DNA topoisomerase produces the protein MKTLIIAEKPDMGRNIAAAIDPKAKNHRTYLEGEKYIITWAIGHLIELAEPEAYDQKYKKWNINDLPIIPDPFKLVPNRKTFDQLKMIGQLAKRSNLLINACDAGREGQHIFSLIQRHLKLSHPVKRLWISDLTPETIRKGFAEMKDAAAYENLTRAAKSRSEADWLIGMNGSRAFTTKHNVLLSVGRVQTPVLALIYDRQKQIEAFSSVTFFQVEGHFSQGERMYKGLWQGDRLTDSSKAEMLARKVKGKQGRIASYEVKDTKEYPFKLYDLTLLQREANGKYGFSAKKTLDVAQALYEKHKVISYPRTNSNYVTEQNIPEMHNTLSSLQGTGYDALVKGANRSLVHKGNKFICNPAKVDDHHAILPTNRKASGLTPDEQKLYDLIVRRFLSQFYPPAEYKMHTIITDVENEMFKTSVKERKSLGWKIIYADQQKEKPKSVKGAAKEEEDKEEIEVNEPFIIQSDASVVCSDAMVKEKETQPPKHFTEGTLLKAMESAGKQIEDEELRDAMKESGLGTPATRAATIERLKKVGYVEMQGKKVQLTLKGRTVIELIRGAGIELLTSPEMTGHWERRLNEISRGTASDGQFMENVKKFATMIVEKVRVQSRAEKTLFESESTTQKGSSKTRGRAGGRSTGRSSSSNATTKASTRTVAKTTRTTSSIITKCPRPGCGGSIFMGRKGYGCSNYNVGCKFVIWKENYGRMLTDTQIKALIEKGKTGKMKLERQDGTQFQAKLILKSVESGELTFEQ, from the coding sequence TTGAAGACACTAATTATTGCGGAGAAACCTGACATGGGACGAAATATTGCCGCCGCAATAGATCCTAAAGCTAAAAATCACCGCACCTATTTAGAAGGTGAAAAATACATTATTACGTGGGCAATCGGGCACTTAATTGAACTGGCGGAACCGGAGGCGTACGATCAAAAATATAAAAAGTGGAACATCAATGATCTTCCTATCATTCCCGATCCATTTAAGCTAGTGCCCAATCGGAAAACATTCGATCAGCTAAAAATGATCGGGCAGTTGGCCAAACGAAGCAATCTGCTGATTAATGCATGCGATGCCGGGCGGGAAGGTCAACACATCTTTTCACTCATTCAGCGACATCTAAAATTGAGCCACCCCGTTAAAAGACTGTGGATCTCGGATTTGACCCCTGAAACGATCAGGAAAGGATTTGCGGAGATGAAGGATGCCGCAGCCTATGAAAACTTAACGAGGGCAGCAAAATCTCGTAGTGAAGCCGATTGGCTAATCGGGATGAATGGCTCGCGTGCATTTACGACCAAACATAACGTGCTCCTTTCTGTCGGACGAGTACAGACCCCTGTCCTTGCTCTTATTTATGATCGCCAGAAACAGATTGAGGCTTTCTCATCGGTTACGTTTTTTCAAGTGGAAGGGCATTTTTCGCAGGGTGAGAGGATGTACAAGGGTCTTTGGCAAGGTGATCGCTTAACCGATTCATCTAAAGCAGAAATGTTGGCTCGTAAAGTGAAAGGAAAACAAGGGCGGATAGCATCCTACGAAGTAAAGGATACCAAGGAGTATCCATTTAAGCTGTATGACCTGACATTGCTGCAACGTGAGGCCAATGGCAAGTACGGTTTTTCCGCTAAAAAAACCTTGGATGTAGCACAGGCACTCTATGAAAAACACAAAGTGATTTCTTATCCGAGGACGAATTCCAACTATGTGACAGAGCAAAATATTCCCGAAATGCACAACACCTTGTCGTCCTTGCAAGGCACTGGATATGACGCTCTGGTAAAGGGTGCAAACCGTAGTTTGGTTCATAAAGGCAACAAATTTATATGTAATCCAGCAAAGGTAGACGACCACCATGCTATCCTGCCGACAAATCGAAAGGCTTCAGGGCTTACGCCAGATGAGCAGAAGCTATACGATTTGATCGTGCGCCGCTTTCTGTCACAGTTTTATCCGCCAGCTGAATATAAGATGCATACGATCATAACCGATGTGGAAAATGAAATGTTCAAAACGTCGGTGAAAGAACGGAAAAGTCTCGGTTGGAAGATTATTTATGCCGATCAGCAGAAGGAAAAGCCCAAGAGTGTGAAAGGTGCGGCCAAAGAAGAAGAGGATAAAGAAGAGATTGAAGTGAACGAGCCTTTTATCATTCAATCTGATGCCAGTGTAGTATGCTCGGATGCGATGGTAAAGGAGAAAGAAACACAGCCGCCCAAGCATTTTACGGAAGGAACGCTCCTAAAGGCCATGGAAAGCGCAGGTAAGCAAATCGAGGACGAGGAACTGCGTGATGCGATGAAAGAATCTGGTCTGGGAACTCCGGCAACTCGTGCAGCTACCATCGAACGACTGAAAAAGGTCGGATACGTTGAGATGCAGGGGAAAAAGGTTCAACTTACGCTAAAAGGCCGTACCGTTATCGAATTGATTAGGGGAGCAGGTATCGAACTATTAACCTCTCCTGAAATGACGGGGCATTGGGAGCGCCGCTTGAATGAGATCTCCCGAGGGACCGCCTCCGACGGGCAATTTATGGAGAATGTGAAGAAATTCGCTACAATGATCGTAGAAAAGGTTCGCGTACAATCTCGTGCTGAGAAGACCTTGTTTGAGAGTGAGAGTACCACTCAGAAAGGATCTTCGAAAACAAGAGGACGAGCTGGCGGGCGAAGTACAGGTAGATCAAGTAGCAGTAATGCCACAACAAAGGCTTCAACTCGAACAGTAGCAAAGACCACTCGTACAACTTCGAGTATCATCACCAAATGTCCACGACCGGGTTGCGGAGGCTCCATTTTCATGGGACGCAAAGGTTACGGTTGTTCGAATTACAACGTAGGCTGTAAATTCGTCATATGGAAAGAGAATTACGGGCGAATGCTGACGGATACACAGATTAAAGCACTCATTGAAAAAGGCAAAACAGGTAAAATGAAGCTTGAACGTCAGGATGGGACACAATTTCAAGCAAAGCTTATTTTGAAAAGTGTAGAATCGGGCGAACTTACTTTCGAGCAGTAA
- a CDS encoding DUF4178 domain-containing protein, translated as MSLMKRIQNIFAKHEPPAPEKSILTVGPGDVVDVSLVTYQVIGKASNASRKATMLTLQDGTTIRYLYIEEREKVVYHLYSVIDGRLDSIDEVPTTIEMDDVTYHLEEQYNGSVQTVGKAPFHTSGEQYIWQFQSDQRQLLRIEWQDGRFMLYEGESVLPADVQVLRGT; from the coding sequence ATGAGTTTGATGAAGCGAATCCAAAACATTTTTGCCAAGCATGAGCCTCCTGCACCTGAGAAGAGCATCCTGACGGTGGGACCGGGTGATGTGGTCGATGTATCGCTCGTTACCTATCAAGTAATAGGGAAGGCGAGTAATGCGAGTCGCAAAGCCACAATGCTTACGTTGCAGGATGGAACGACCATTCGCTACCTGTATATCGAGGAACGGGAGAAGGTTGTCTATCATCTGTATAGCGTGATTGATGGACGACTGGATTCAATAGACGAAGTACCAACTACAATCGAGATGGACGATGTTACCTACCATTTGGAGGAGCAATATAATGGCTCCGTCCAGACTGTGGGGAAAGCGCCGTTTCACACATCAGGGGAGCAGTACATCTGGCAATTCCAATCCGATCAACGCCAGTTGCTGCGAATCGAGTGGCAGGATGGCCGTTTTATGCTCTATGAGGGAGAAAGTGTTCTGCCAGCGGATGTGCAGGTGCTGCGCGGCACATAG
- a CDS encoding DUF350 domain-containing protein — protein sequence MTWTEILGMLVWTGAGGILLFVLMWIDSLFTKYKDITEIKNGNIAVTTRFVMKLFAQGYILSQSIMTSNLLWTALLVSVLSFIILFLLERIVEWLLKQVAGLDLEKGTQEGKVAHAMMAGSFHLVGALILAACL from the coding sequence TTGACGTGGACAGAAATACTAGGGATGCTGGTTTGGACAGGAGCCGGCGGCATTTTACTTTTTGTTTTGATGTGGATCGATTCGTTGTTTACGAAATACAAGGACATCACGGAAATCAAAAATGGAAACATCGCGGTCACGACGCGTTTTGTCATGAAGCTGTTTGCGCAAGGATACATCTTATCGCAATCTATTATGACTTCCAACCTATTGTGGACAGCACTGCTCGTTTCTGTGCTCTCATTTATCATTCTGTTCCTTTTGGAGAGAATCGTGGAGTGGCTGTTAAAGCAAGTGGCCGGACTGGACTTGGAAAAAGGGACGCAGGAAGGAAAAGTGGCACATGCCATGATGGCGGGTTCATTCCATCTCGTGGGTGCCTTGATTTTGGCTGCATGTCTGTAA